A genomic segment from Anticarsia gemmatalis isolate Benzon Research Colony breed Stoneville strain chromosome 14, ilAntGemm2 primary, whole genome shotgun sequence encodes:
- the Mgtor gene encoding nuclear basket protein megator isoform X5 translates to MEAAESEAGAKNHLNNVLSEEEFAVIPNPVAEKINTYIDKKFEEYLTAKALHETNKSQIGDKVTTLETQLLDVTAKYEDALKKLSTTDETISELNQQVKSLNAELEKARDKISRLENDIISIKSSRDAAVDERNDLTRILQRRDAEVERLTASETALSQQLRAAIDAKCEALAQNDEIQSKELSLQYREKRIEQERTLLNSQIAGLTEEVNRLTSELQTVRLNNTSRLVSLETQLAEKVEELNAANETISQLNEVKKSLNNRAENLSQRLMEQREVETKMTENYKKELEAKTKLADLFKTMHDDAESKTLEMTEGIAELQKLLNEATEKYGDLETRYKQAELDHEELMEKKNEVIASLKTELDHANDLLKAANAQNLDLALSDLAPSAATASKLLKSGMSLTQIYSQLVKVTDELAQEKEENRRLNLTINSIVQELEEKAPMLQKQKAEFEETLESNTALSQQIDSLVIECNRLRDDYSESSKIANHYSRENGKLKGELADLGRQVCFLLKEIEHSRGGAIPNGDHDSSQTTSNTTNSSDLNSSRIISKTLVTFSDIQELQSNNQKLLRMIREMTDKQEEFERHKEQFESGEMQNKIESLKNRVVELTEAQDRQTKMVNGLIRQRDMFKKLYHDHMKGKRHELSAFEVAELEKSGMFPTDVQSPEIVSKPAIPEPSSFEIKYKETEKQLELLKEEYKTYKEEKITNERMLFEQIDNMRQEIAKLTAANSKCSSTSEYNNERLKILQTNITTYKKQITSLEEKNKAYNATIAKHEVSLQHLRDEALNAQSKLAAAEIQLDNLKLELKLLKDAEARLQTEKEMLNRERQGQSLLLKNLELIKASLERVEAENRIKLESRLDEATRECSALRRRLQEEQDRFRELAAHLERQTNTAKERMQEEKKAADDLRKELTEMRQDLAEKAKAHEELAKKLKIALSPNTDGSFDTVKKIRDLENKLSDRQEEVKSLQEQLNVAKEHIKQYCDISESAEKELKSLSAEYESYKAETEAKLAAYTSKLQNMEDKCSELEAELSLHANGEHSNSNTTLKNELANVREELNAALANMESYRTELETARSEMTKLSHSLQSAEEKYTHEMILHSSDIQCLSQVKEELQKAQNQINELIALKNRAVEELETERKSWLDRQKILMTENEQLTERLKDLNDQNSLLHDQIQALGTQLSVSHASRSRSESINESANESGMNISIGEDDGKSSEQLFQIVKFLRKEKDIAMAKFDILQAETMRLKSQLEIVEKQLDDTKLSLAAEREKSEVSMVTVNKQSDILRKVETLNALTDSNRILREERDTLTARVEELAAIAKTTESQLAPLQDKISDLTSKNETLQSENSALKADCARWRTRVNALVERANKTSPEDWKRLQNERETLAKMLTNEKENVRKLNEELSAIKIEKSKLEEQYTLVSRQQNALAEENKKLNEELQTLKDDMARVTEEVAKVKAELSLMGATNTKLTEELATKDASLIDIRNKENQIRKIAKKYKAQYEELMKTVDEDKKRNEGSIAAADAAMTESNKKFEEQIAELQAKLEVEKVNTEKLKQELETLRTANMEKEEKSKQVLKQAKSKIVQLTELKNSLSRELDESRNKIGALEQSTRDEQDVRVALIKSQYEGRLSRLEKERSEAQAEKTREVEALHQKVTMLQRQLASQASASKQQATAEKTTTDPPTANIKPMAGVAQQSVTASRRGGETPLASIRPMAQVGPTAPHDAHTTEYMPASSSRPLPRAALAASTAPPESTQDMDTSEAGMGSSGSSDSTAQPSSHTQPPQQAVAMVMPRIEQPSAAASVSVSGVSAASSAATPSVPTPAASAPPSTGTTGAGASVAGSQASGSVSTSHAPPGVSTSQPAAGVSTSHAPAGVSTSHAPPGVSTSQAPPGVSTSHAPPGVSTSHPPPGVSTSHAPPESRPSKRRLQQRPLAAKRTRVQGFERSVEVEYQVPTSSRCDQDDEGVIVVDSEEDDERCTGTMYREGEEDEEDMDEEQEVEGGEEEEEVEGDDAENVARQESPAQSPEAGEDAEEVEESELRPSASAAAEADSEPAPAIQQIEAISSGTEPSGTLSLGGNGGDDGDDSIVPSTPTLYVPRRNDGFGEAVVSPLGAGAGARFTFAEAGAGAALAAHHDTHADLAAALPPAAPPHPTHPAHAPHAPHADEQGGETRDWEESRAEEEATAVSSQGSEPSSPHQVAEEGREAEASAPTGVARRAHAQAHAHSPHSPHSQNQRWMRAADSESGTRGRGMRSRGRPSRRSHNYMRF, encoded by the exons gcGACAAAGTAACTACATTAGAGACACAGCTCCTGGATGTGACAGCCAAGTATGAAGATGCTTTGAAGAAGCTCTCAACTACTGATGAAACAATCTCTGAACTAAACCAGCAAGTAAAATCTTTAAATGCGGAACTTGAAAAGGCTCGTGACAAAATAAGCCGACTGGAAAATGACATCATTTCTATTAAAAGTTCAAGAGATGCTGCTGTTGATGAAAGGAATGACTTGACCAGAATTTTGCAAAGGCGCGACGCCGAAGTGGAAAGATTGACCGCTAGCGAAACTGCTTTATCTCAACAGCTACGTGCTGCGATTGACGCCAAATGCGAAGCGCTAGCACAAAATGACGAAATTCAGAGTAAAGAACTTTCACTACAGTATCGCGAAAAACGTATCGAACAGGAGAGGACTTTACTCAACTCACAAATTGCTGGTTTAACTGAAGAGGTTAATAGGCTCACTTCAGAGCTGCAAACTGTAAGGCTTAATAATACAAGTAGATTAGTGAGCCTGGAAACCCAATTAGCTGAGAAGGTAGAGGAATTAAATGCTGCAAATGAAACAATCAGTCAGCTGAACGAGGTAAAGAAGAGTTTAAACAATCGAGCTGAGAATCTTTCTCAGCGTCTAATGGAACAGAGAGAAGTAGAAACTAAAATgactgaaaattataaaaaagaattagaagccaaaacaaaattagctgatttatttaaaacaatgcaTGATGATGCTGAATCTAAAACATTGGAGATGACAGAAGGTATTGCagaattacaaaaattattgaatgaaGCTACCGAAAAGTATGGTGACTTAGAGACGAGGTACAAACAGGCGGAATTAGATCATGAAGAATTAATGGAAAAGAAAAACGAGGTGATTGCTTCTTTAAAGACAGAGTTAGACCATgcaaatgatttattaaaagcTGCCAATGCCCAAAATCTTGACCTGGCTTTGAGTGACTTGGCTCCATCAGCAGCTACTGCCAGTAAGTTACTTAAGTCAGGGATGTCGCTTACACAAATATATTCACAACTGGTGAAAGTTACTGATGAATTAgcacaagaaaaagaagaaaaccgACGCTTAAATCTTACTATAAATTCCATTGTTCAAGAATTAGAGGAAAAGGCTcctatgttacaaaaacaaaaagccGAATTTGAGGAAACATTAGAAAGCAACACTGCTCTGTCTCAACAGATTGACTCTCTTGTTATAGAGTGTAACAGACTTCGGGATGATTATAGTGAATCTTCTAAAATTGCCAATCACTACAGCCGCGAAAATGGCAAATTGAAAGGTGAATTAGCTGATTTAGGCAGGCAAGTGTGCTTCCTGCTCAAAGAAATTGAGCATAGTCGTGGTGGAGCAATACCTAATGGCGATCATGACTCTTCACAAACAACTTCTAATACCACCAACTCATCAGATTTGAACTCCTCgcgtattatttctaaaactttgGTGACATTCAGTGATATCCAAGAGTTGCAATCGAATAACCAAAAGCTACTTAGAATGATTCGCGAAATGACTGACAAGCAGGAAGAATTTGAACGCCACAAAGAACAATTTGAAAGTGGAGAAAtgcaaaacaaaattgaatCTTTGAAAAATAGGGTAGTGGAATTGACTGAGGCCCAAGACCGTCAAACTAAAATGGTGAATGGCTTGATTAGACAGAgagatatgtttaaaaaattgtatcaCGACCACATGAAAGGAAAGCGACATGAATTATCTGCTTTCGAAGTTGCAGAATTAGAAAAGAGTGGCATGTTTCCCACAGATGTCCAGTCTCCGGAAATAGTTAGTAAACCTGCCATTCCTGAACCATCTtcgtttgaaattaaatacaaagaaaCGGAAAAGCAGCTTGAACTTCTGAAAGAAGAATACAAGACATATAAAGAAGAGAAAATAACCAATGAAAGAATGTTATTTGAACAAATAGATAATATGAGACAGGAAATAGCTAAACTTACTGCTGCAAACAGTAAATGCTCTTCAACTTCGGAATACAACAATGAGAGATTAAAAATTTTGCAAACAAATATAACAACTTACAAGAAGCAAATAACTTCTTTAGAAGAAAAGAACAAAGCGTACAATGCAACAATAGCTAAACATGAAGTATCCCTCCAACATCTTAGAGATGAAGCTTTGAATGCTCAAAGTAAATTAGCTGCAGCAGAAATTCAATTAGATAACTTGAAACTGGAGTTAAAACTACTGAAAGACGCAGAGGCGCGTTTACAAACAGAAAAAGAAATGTTGAATAGAGAAAGGCAAGGTCAATCACTCCTCCTAAAGAATTTGGAGTTGATCAAAGCTAGTCTGGAACGTGTCGAAGCCGAGAATCGCATCAAACTTGAATCCAGATTAGATGAAGCCACTAGAGAATGTTCAGCATTGAGAAGAAGACTGCAAGAAGAACAGGATCGTTTTAGAGAATTAGCAGCTCATCTAGAGCGACAGACAAACACTGCAAAAGAACGAATGCAAGAAGAAAAGAAAGCAGCGGACGATCTCAGAAAAGAACTTACCGAAATGCGACAAGATTTGGCAGAAAAGGCTAAGGCCCATGAGGAATTGGCCAAAAAGCTTAAAATAGCTCTTTCTCCCAATACAGATGGATCATTTGACACTGTGAAGAAAATAAGAGATCTGGAGAATAAGTTATCTGACAGGCAAGAAGAAGTAAAATCACTACAAGAACAGTTGAATGTAGCCAAAGAACATATCAAACAATATTGCGATATATCGGAAAGCGCTGAAAAAGAACTAAAATCTCTCAGTGCTGAATATGAATCCTACAAGGCCGAAACTGAAGCGAAATTGGCTGCTTATACTAGCAAGCTACAGAATATGGAAGACAAGTGCTCAGAATTGGAAGCTGAACTGTCTCTCCATGCTAATGGAGAACATTCAAACAGTAACACTACACTGAAGAATGAATTAGCTAATGTGCGTGAAGAATTAAACGCTGCTTTAGCTAACATGGAGAGTTATCGCACTGAACTGGAAACGGCGCGCTCTGAGATGACTAAGTTGTCGCATTCTTTACAAAGCGCTGAAGAAAAGTACACACACGAAATGATTTTACATTCTTCAGATATACAGTGCTTATCTCAAGTAAAAGAAGAATTGCAAAAAGCACAGAACCAAATAAACGAATTAATAGCACTGAAAAATCGTGCTGTAGAAGAGCTCGAAACTGAGAGAAAATCCTGGCTTGacagacaaaaaatattgatgactGAAAATGAACAGCTCACTGAGCGTTTGAAAGATTTAAATGATCAGAATTCTCTCTTACATGATCAGATACAAGCATTAGGTACACAACTTTCAGTATCGCATGCGTCCAGATCACGATCAGAAAGCATAAATGAATCTGCAAATGAATCTGGCATGAATATTTCAATTGGTGAGGACGACGGAAAGTCCTCAGAGCAATTATTCCAGATCGTTAAATTTTtgagaaaagaaaaagatataGCAATGGCTAAATTTGATATACTCCAGGCAGAAACAATGCGACTGAAATCGCAGTTAGAAATCGTTGAGAAACAGCTGGATGATACGAAATTATCTCTGGCGGCTGAAAGAGAAAAGTCAGAGGTAAGCATGGTCACAGTCAATAAACAGTCAGATATTTTGAGGAAAGTGGAAACGCTTAATGCTTTGACGGATAGCAACCGCATCTTAAGAGAAGAACGTGACACATTGACTGCTCGAGTTGAAGAACTGGCTGCAATAGCTAAAACTACAGAGTCTCAGTTGGCACCCTTACAAGATAAAATATCTGACTTAACATCGAAGAACGAAACCTTGCAGTCTGAAAATAGTGCCCTTAAAGCAGACTGTGCTAGATGGAGGACTAGGGTAAATGCTTTAGTTGAGCGTGCTAACAAGACAAGTCCCGAGGATTGGAAACGACTTCAAAATGAAAGGGAAACTTTAGCCAAAATGTTAactaatgaaaaagaaaatgttagaaAACTAAATGAAGAACTCAGtgcaattaaaattgaaaaatctaAGTTAGAAGAACAATATACCCTAGTATCCCGTCAACAAAATGCTTTGGCAGAAGAAAACAAGAAGCTTAATGAAGAGTTGCAAACTCTTAAGGATGATATGGCTCGCGTAACTGAAGAAGTAGCTAAAGTGAAAGCAGAGCTTTCTTTGATGGGTGCAACAAACACCAAATTAACTGAAGAACTAGCCACTAAAGATGCATCATTGATTGATATTAGAAATAAGGAAAATCAAATACGAAAAATTGCTAAGAAATATAAAGCCCAATATGAAGAGTTGATGAAGACTGTTGACGAAGATAAGAAGAGAAACGAAGGAAGCATAGCTGCAGCGGATGCCGCGATGACGGAAAGTAATAAGAAATTCGAAGAGCAAATAGCTGAGCTTCAAGCTAAATTAGAAGTCGAAaaagtaaatactgaaaaattaaaacaagagtTAGAAACTCTGCGAACAGCAAATATGGAGAAGGAAGAGAAATCCAAACAAGTTTTGAAACAAGCTAAAAGTAAAATTGTTCAACTGACTGAGCTAAAGAATTCACTAAGCCGTGAATTAGATGAGTCCCGCAACAAGATAGGTGCTCTTGAGCAAAGTACTCGAGATGAGCAGGATGTTAGAGTAGCACTCATTAAATCTCAGTATGAAGGTCGTTTATCGCGACTAGAGAAAGAACGAAGTGAAGCTCAGGCAGAAAAGACCAGGGAGGTAGAGGCTTTGCATCAAAAAGTAACCATGCTTCAGCGACAACTAGCCAGTCAGGCGTCGGCATCTAAACAGCAAGCGACAGCAGAGAAGACAACCACAGATCCACCTACCGCTAACATAAAACCGATGGCAG GAGTAGCACAACAAAGTGTGACTGCGAGTAGACGCGGAGGTGAGACGCCGCTGGCCTCTATCAGGCCCATGGCACAGGTCGGGCCCACTGCGCCGCACGACGCTCACACCACGGAGTACATGCCCGCCTCATCGTCGCGACCTCTGCCTCGAGCTGCATTAGCTGCTTCCACGGCGCCTCCAGAATCCACTCAG GATATGGATACCAGTGAGGCAGGAATGGGTAGCTCCGGCTCTAGTGATAGTACTGCACAACCATCTTCACATACTCAGCCACCACAACAG GCAGTCGCAATGGTCATGCCTCGCATTGAACAGCCGAGTGCGGCAGCGTCCGTCAGTGTATCTGGCGTTTCTGCAGCCAGCTCGGCGGCGACGCCCAGTGTGCCTACGCCGGCTGCTTCCGCTCCTCCCTCGACTG GTACCACGGGCGCGGGAGCGTCGGTGGCCGGGTCGCAGGCGTCGGGCAGCGTGAGCACGTCGCACGCGCCGCCGGGAGTCAGCACGTCGCAGCCGGCGGCCGGCGTCAGCACGTCGCACGCGCCCGCGGGTGTCAGCACATCACACGCACCACCCGGAGTCAGCACGTCACAGGCGCCGCCCGGCGTCAGCACGTCCCACGCTCCACCCGGCGTCAGCACTTCTCACCCGCCGCCCGGCGTCAGCACTTCCCACGCGCCGCCCGAGTCGCGCCCGTCCAAACGCAGGCTTCAACAACGTCCGTTAGCCGCTAAAAGAACTAGAGTACAG GGATTCGAGCGGTCCGTCGAAGTGGAGTACCAAGTGCCGACGTCGTCGCGATGCGATCAGGACGACGAGGGCGTCATAGTTGTCGACTCCGAGGAAGACGACGAGCGCTGTACCGGCACTATGTATCGG GAGGGCGAAGAGGACGAAGAAGACATGGATGAAGAACAAGAAGTGGAAGGTGGCGAGGAGGAGGAAGAAGTTGAGGGTGATGACGCAGAGAATGTAGCTCGCCAG GAATCTCCGGCGCAGTCACCAGAGGCGGGCGAGGACGCGGAGGAGGTGGAGGAGAGCGAGCTGCGGCCCAgcgcctccgccgccgccgaGGCCGACAGCGAGCCCGCGCCCGCCATCCAGCAGATCGAAGCTATCAGCAGCGGCACTGAAC cGAGTGGAACACTATCTCTCGGCGGCAACGGAGGCGACGACGGTGACGACAGTATAGTACCCTCAACGCCCACACTCTATGTTCCGAGACGCAACGACGG